The Vigna unguiculata cultivar IT97K-499-35 chromosome 11, ASM411807v1, whole genome shotgun sequence genomic sequence ACCCACAATTACAGTGTCTTAAATAGCAGAGGAAAATGATCTCACATAGTGATCTTCACTACCAATTCTTTTAGACGACTTATTATTGTTCATCTCGTGATTTGGTTGATTCCAACTCTGTTCATCTTTgcattattttactattttataacAGATAGCAGGGAGGGAATGTTGGGGTGACATGGACACCCCAATTCTATCATTCACACAGAGCCATTGTGTAAGTTCTAGTTTTGGTCCATACATTCAATAAACTAATGGATGAGTCAAATTCAGCTCACAACAACACTTCAATTAGGAGTTAAATACACACTTTTGCATAGTTTTACACTGATGCACCAATTAAAAAACTGTTTAGtagatgtaaaatattattatatttggagTCAAATGCTCTGGTTTAATCAAGCATAGTTGATGTTAAACGAATCCTTGAATTATGTGGAAATGAATTATGGAAGAAAGGAAGATACTTGGTCATCCCATGCATGGTCCCTGTTGTAGATAATGGCTATTCCAAGACTCCTAGCAGGTTAATGCCATTCATATGATGGGAATCGTGGCCAAGTGGACCAAGAACACAACAAATCCAATGAGAAGTGGAGCCAAAATCTACAATTATATCACCATAAATTAACCACATTGGTGCTAAATTTGGAACACACCCATTTACAAACCAAGTTAATTGAATGAATGCAGTGTAAAAAGCACACATACAGGAACGTAAGAGTCTATAGCGTTTCTCTTGGCATCAGTTACAGAGAAAACGATGCAGACAAGAACAAAAGTGCCAATAATCTCAACTCCAAGTCCATCCCCCTTGGTGTATCCAGAGTTCACAAAATTTGCTCCACCATGCTATGTACTTACGGAAACGATCACAATTGTTATTTCCTAAATCCAAGTAAAAtgttcaataaaaaaatcataaagctAAATCTCAGCGGTGTGAGAGCAAGATTGAAGACCTAGAGTGTGTGAGCGTCCATCGACGGAAAAATATCCAAACAAGGGCAGACACTCAACAATTTGAACTCGTGGTAAGGTGCAACAAGGTGCTCGCAGAGGCTTGTGTAGAGGAAAAACTGATGCAGTTTAGGGTTGTGAACGAAAACTGTGAGTGTTGGTCGTGGAAGACGATTAAATGGAGGAGAAGAATGAATGGGTAATGAGGCTAGGGCGGGAGAAAAATGTACAAAGAAGGATTTGAGAACGAAAATAATGGTCCGAGAATTTAAGAAGAACCGTGAATCTGTAAGGGGAAGATGAAACCTATtcgaagaaaagaaaagtagaagTAAAAGTatgaataaagataaaaagtctgaaaatatgaaaaggATAACCGAAAAATCAAAATTCTACGTATTTTAACTAAGGTTTTGATAAAAAAACCTCGTTAGTTAACTGGGGTTTAGAAAACCCctgataagaattttttttccaaaggTTATTATAACCTTTCTTAAAGAACACtaggtaaaattaaaatttgttgtagtGTGTCACCCCACAACAATCCATGGATGAGAGTTGATTGTATGATGAAAGTTTGTTACTATGTCAGAGAGAAGAttcaattagttttttttttttatgatgttcaGGTGCTAGAATAGGTGTGTGTTAGGTAGATATCCATTAGTCTTAGTGTGTGTCTTAGAATGTATGTAAAGCCAAGAAAAGACCCTTTTAATTAAGttcaatcaaataataaatcaattagATTAGTTTAGTTATGAACTTAATCTAATCAAACGAAAATTGCAAATACTAATAGTTTAATCACttcaaatattaattgattAGGATAATACATATTGAAACCTTGTTTATTTGtgtattaatcaattaattatggACATAGTCGATTAATCCAAAGCATTTAATCGATTAAGTAAATAACATAATCGATTAAtgcaaattgtttttaattttttagttttccaaagaaagttttaattaatataattgatcAATCTTGACaattacttaatttttctttaaacttgTATCTTCTCTCATTTCTTTTTAACACTTTGACATTCAAAAATCAAGAGTACATGAGTGAGAGAGATGTGAGGGACCTAATAACATTGCATAAACGTTTTTGTTTAATAAGATTAAAGATTTGGGGATTTTTCTCTTGGTTATAAGTTTTGATTGTAATATCTTCATTTAGGTGATATCTTTCTTGTATCTTTGctttgtaatttcattattttctttataatttaactttatgGTGTAGTGTGTGGTGATTGTGTGTAGCATCACCGATTCTTGTAATTATTGAAAGAGTTCTTCAAGAGGTTTATTGCATTTAGAGTTTAGGTTATGTAGGAGTTCTTGTAATTTGGCTTTATTTAAACTTTAGTGAAATTTTTAGCTTAAGTTGCTAGCAAAACATCGAAGATGGTTGAAAATTACATAAGTAGTTATTGATGTCCTATATGTTAGAGAGACCACCTTTAATAAGTAGTAATTGGTGAATATGTcaaaaagttgtaaaaatgtaAGCTCTGATTTGAACTTCACTCtaatgattttaaaaacaaCCTTCTCATAGGTAAGAATTCATACCTATAGCAATATCTTCCGTAGTCAATGACTTAATTGTTGAAGAAATATGTGTAATGTGATTCCAAGCTCATGTTTATGAAGTAATACACAAactttgatgtttttttttcaatgagaTCAAGTTTATCTAAAgctcaataaaaaaattgtcaatagAGCTAAGTTGCAATTGTAATTTGgaacatcaaattaaaaaaaaaaaaagtaaaaagtttaaagttgaaaaagtatttattaaCACTGGTATTAATATTCTTCAccctttttttttgtaagttatTGTTCCATCACATAACATTTACATACTTTAATTTACTAAATTATCATAGGCTATGAAAAGAAACAACCCACAATTTATCAACTACGAAATTAGAGTTTTGGTAAGCAATTTCATGGATAGATCAAATATCAATGTAGAAGTATGATGGAGACAAAAAGTACATGCATATGACAACCTAGTCGAATGCATGAACTCGAGTCTGAAAGAAATATGTTTCGTACAAGTTTTTTTActtgttaaaacaatttttgaaagaaaaaaaattgtgatttctcgAAGTCacttatattaaatattgtgggttttttaataataatgtttttagaTTAGTTGAAGTCActtatattaaaagtttttttgtGAGATATTATATAAGATTATCGATGttcattcaaattattttttgttgtttcgaCAATATTTCCTTTAATCATAATCATGctcaaataattcaaaagtttcaaaaaatgaCTTTAGGAGATGATTATCGGTGATAAAAGAACTTTTTACAAAACGAATAAAGTTAATATTGCGCaatttgttaaagaaattttGTTGGTTGATGATTGGTAGATTAAACATTTGGTCTCATTCTCccttttttcttattataaaagtaattggAATACCTGCTTCTAtattctttaaaagaaaaagataatatctagaaagtgaaaataatatatatatatatatatatatatatattaatgttttttaaataaataacttttaattttgtaaaaataacatttaaaatacaaatcatTAACTTGAAAATCTAAATAGCTTTCGTAAAAGAGTAGtttcacaaaataaatatgattcctctcctttgttttttttttttcatttgacttTTGGTTTCCTTTtccaattaacattttttttctattttatctttatctttatatatttgtaatactATAGTCATTGactttgaaaattaataaagactttattttgatgatgtacatgacaatatttatttataaagtttgcAAACATtttagataaaaagaaatattttattgatgtcaactttagaaaataaagataaaatgacctagataattatattctttttcttattataaaagaaattgaaatgcctACTTCTACATTCTTTAAAAAAGAGATGATATCTAACAAAtggaaatattatattatatatacatttgaaataaatcatttttatttttgtaaaataacatttaaagtACAAATTATTAACTTGGAAATCTAAATAGCTTTCATAAAAGCCTTAACATAGTGGTTTcagaaaataaatgttattcCTCCTCCTCCCCtctgtttgtgttttttttttcacttgacTTTTCGCTTTCTTTGCACTCAACCCTTTagtttatctattttatatttatgtttatatatttgtaatgttGTAGATATTGTCATTGAGGTTAAAAATTCAagaagactttactttgatgaTGGTCatgtaaatacaatatttacttataaaatttgcaaacgtttaagataaaaagaaatatttcattgatgttaaaatagatacaaaatcatgtttaaaatcttgaaaaaaataaaaagataaaacttaTGTagacaattatatatttttctttttataaaagaaattgaatgcCTACTTGTACATTCTTTAAAAAGAGAAGATAATATCTAGAAACTGGAAATATTGTATATACATCTGAAACGTTTatgaaataaatagtttttagttttgtaaaagtaacatttaaaatacaaattattagcTTGTTACAGTGGTTTcacaaaataaatgttattcttcccttcttctattttttttttttcacgtgaCTTTTTGACTTTTGGCTTTCTTCTCCGCTTAACCCTTTAAATACATGATTGAATCCAAGCGAGAACTTACGCTCTCACTTTGCAAATGTGCAtgcattctctctctctccatcaCTAAGGTTAGCTTCTCCACTCTGTTCTTTGCTCCCCTTCCTTTATTTATCATTCACTATTTTGGATTCTCTgagttttgttttgaaaaaaaaaacacttgagATTTTGGACTCGTGATTCACTTGAGCCATATCATTTTTCAAGATCGATCATGTTTTGTTGAGTTTAATTTGTGACGATTGGGATTTCATGTTTTGTGTAAGTAATTAAcagttttaaaacaatttttcttcTACTTGGAAATACTGTGTAAATTTGCCATTATTCTGTTTGGAAACCTAGTTTATGTGCTTTGGATTTCTTAAAGCCAGGAGTTGGATCATCTCATTGTAGCTCTTAAACTGATTTCATattgaaaccctaacccttagGGTTTTCCCGTTTTCCCCCCTTTTCTTATAACTGATTACTGTTTTAATCAGTAATATAGGGTTTTCATTGTTTCCCTGTTTTCCCCTCTTTCTATAAAACCCGATTGGGTTTTTCCCCTTTAGCTATGTACAcagaaacaaacaataacagaaAACAGTTTTTACCTTTCTCTTGCTTCTCTCACGAGCTTGGCTCTGCACCTCACTGCAGATCCACTTCCTCTCTTCGCCACCCTTCGTTTTCTCTTCCAGTCTCTCTCTTCTGCGTTCTCTACCATGGCCACGGTCTCTTCCTTCGCAAATATGATAGAGAGAGTGGTTGTGGTACTGCTTTATTTCATTTTGTGCTTATATAagatctttttatttttttctgatgcAGCTCATGGCCAGTGTGAAACGTTTTGAGGGATATTCTGGAAGCACTCGAAAATGTTCCGATGGAGCTGAGAAAGacgaaaatgaaaattattccGATATTAATGGAAAATATAGCATACCAAATTGCATTGCTGTGCTGAAAAGATTAAAGAAGGAGTTTTATTCTATGAGTGACTTAGAATATGGTTTTGCTTTAGAATCGATTAAAGATCCTCAAAATAGAATCATAATTATGAGCTTAAAAGATTCAATGAAAGAATTATATTGTTGGAATCACTACAATTATAGTGTAAATGAACGTCGACATTTACGTTGAGATTTGGTTTTATGTTTATCATTGGAATGTCAAACACTGTGACTCTGAAGTACAATTTGTGTTTGTGATCTTGGTATAACCTTTATGTTATGATCATTTGAGTTATTACTATGACTATTAGTATTTTGTAAcgttattagtttttttttacttgtttcaTTCTTCTCTACTATTCAAACCTCTTTGAATAGACATTAAATATAGGTCTTTAGAAATGATATTGGAAATCTCTtgcatttattgtttatttgttACCATTAATTACCTAAATTCTAACACTTTTCATCTTTTGTTATTCTCAATGTAATGGTATTgaaaaaggataatgatattttaatctattttttttatttatttttaacccaCAACTTCAATCGTATTATAttatcacatcactaaaaagaatcaaaatatatgATCTAACGGTGATTACAATTCTGAGTTAAAAacaggtaaaaaaaaa encodes the following:
- the LOC114168710 gene encoding uncharacterized protein LOC114168710, with product MIESKRELTLSLCKCACILSLSITKLMASVKRFEGYSGSTRKCSDGAEKDENENYSDINGKYSIPNCIAVLKRLKKEFYSMSDLEYGFALESIKDPQNRIIIMSLKDSMKELYCWNHYNYSVNERRHLR